In a single window of the Larimichthys crocea isolate SSNF chromosome XVII, L_crocea_2.0, whole genome shotgun sequence genome:
- the usp1 gene encoding ubiquitin carboxyl-terminal hydrolase 1 isoform X1, with protein sequence MPGLQGESVVAAHGSPVKRSKLSLKFLQKKETKRALDFSEPQTDEPKTAEAVEPEASSCDQMVPGPSQCPASPGLLLPCDKRENLVPFVGLNNLGNTCYLNSVLQVLYYCPGLREGIKKLYELSKRKDKSKEETDQSEEQSEAVAEDLPVQIELLGSFSSLITSVEQLQSGFLLNPDSFSEGELATPPRKILHTLRQLNPMYEGYLQHDAQEVLQCILGYIQEACDTIRKEQEMEKKDDDVTEVKTENGVHLSSNSSGAENSPTGEDGQVGGKRKSDTEVGNAKKKPKSVKSKKSDPEEGIINKPVSRSKRRSSGDITIHSTQDQTRDGDAEEEEGSDGEGKGEKASKEAEGKRKKKSKLSWLRPSGKQPSIFSKFRSVGKITCTTVKNQNKAEQENGLTDEHRQNEKSSEERPPQHTAEDKKATKPQDSEGLDLMERLFQGQLVLRTRCLECESFTERREDFQDISVPVLDDQPSSPDDLSEVSPDPKPELKTLKWAIGQFASVERIVGEDKYFCETCHHYTEAERSLLFDKTPEVITIHLKRFSANSLELDPYAGLSKVNTPLQTPLTLSLEEWCTRPSSAKGQHYQLFAVVMHSGVTISSGHYTAYVRMSELKDVKLWLRDGKEMKEEEEEKESKEGTRVKDEVLDFDDGEVSFSLNTRRGASLASSKTGSKKLSEGGVGLLGGQRSLSSYDLGNSSKHAEKAAGSGATEGSKRRKTISLSQNTEAGLKKEPGAGEEALNSLLEYEGKWMLFDDSEVRLFEEEDFLRACSPETCSSSTPYLLFYRRMPEPGD encoded by the exons ATGCCGGGCCTGCAGGGTGAGAGTGTTGTGGCAGCGCATGGGAGCCCCGTCAAGAGGAGTAAACTGTCTCTGAAGTTCCTCCAGAAGAAAGAAACCAAGCGGGCTCTGGATTTCTCTGAACCGCAGACAGATGAACCCAAAACGGCTGAAGCAGTGGAGCCTGAGGCAAG CAGCTGTGATCAGATGGTCCCTGGTCCTTCTCAGTGTCCAGCCTCACCCGGCCTGCTCCTGCCGTGTGACAAGAGGGAGAACTTGGTGCCCTTTGTGGGCCTCAACAACCTGGGCAACACCTGCTATCTGAACAGTGTCTTACAG GTGCTGTACTACTGCCCGGGGCTCAGAGAAGGCATAAAGAAACTGTACGAGCTGtctaaaagaaaagacaaatcaaaGGAAGAAACGGATCAAAGCGAAGAG CAGTCAGAAGCTGTAGCTGAGGATTTGCCGGTTCAAATCGAGCTCCTCGGGAGCTTCAGCAGTCTGATAACGTCCGTGGAGCAGCTGCAGTCCGGCTTCCTGCTGAACCCCGACAGCTTCAGCGAAGGAGAGCTCGCCACACCGCCTCGTAAAATACTCCACACACTCAG GCAGCTGAACCCCATGTACGAAGGTTATCTTCAGCATGATGCTCAGGAGGTGCTGCAGTGCATCCTGGGATATATCCAGGAGGCTTGTGATACCATCAGGAAGGagcaggagatggagaagaaggaCGATGACGTGACTGAGGTCAAAACTGAGAATGGTGTCCATCTGAGCTCCAACAGCTCTGGGGCAGAAAACTCCCCCACAGGAGAGGACGGCCAAGTCGGCGGCAAGAGGAAGAGTGACACTGAAGTGGGAAATGCCAAAAAGAAGCCAAAGTCTGTGAAGTCTAAGAAATCTGATCCAGAAGagggaataataaataaacccGTCTCTCGCTCCAAAAGGAGGTCCTCCGGCGACATCACAATACACAGCACCCAAGATCAGACAAGAGATGGGGacgcagaggaggaagaagggagtGACGGTGAGGGGAAAGGTGAGAAGGCATCGAAGGAGGCAGAggggaaaaggaagaagaagagtaagCTGAGCTGGCTGAGGCCTTCTGGGAAACAACCAAGCATTTTCTCCAAGTTCCGCAGCGTGGGGAAGATCACCTGCACGACGGTGAAGAACCAGAACAAAGCAGAGCAGGAGAACGGACTGACTGACGAGCACAGGCAGAACGAGAAGAGCAGCGAGGAGAGACCCCCACAACACACGGCTGAAGACAAGAAGGCAACCAAACCTCAAG ATTCAGAGGGTCTGGATCTGATGGAGCGCCTGTTCCAGGGTCAGCTGGTTCTGAGGACTCGCTGTCTGGAGTGTGAGAGcttcacagagaggagggaagactTCCAGGACATCAGCGTCCCCGTGCTCGACGACCAACCCAGCAGCCCAGACGACCTCTCTGAGG TCTCTCCTGATCCTAAACCAGAGCTGAAGACTCTGAAATGGGCCATCGGACAGTTTGCTTCAGTGGAGCGCATCGTCGGGGAGGATAAATACTTCTGTGAGACCTGTCATCATTACACAGAGGCCGAGAGAAGCCTGCTGTTTGACAAGACTCCTGAAGTGATCACCATCCACCTGAAGCGCTTCTCTGCCAACAGTTTAGA GTTGGACCCGTATGCAGGTCTGTCTAAGGTCAACACTCCCCTGCAGACCCCTCTGACCTTGTCTCTGGAGGAGTGGTGTACCCGGCCCTCGTCTGCAAAGGGTCAACACTATCAGCTGTTCGCCGTGGTCATGCACAGCGGCGTCACCATCAGCAGCGGCCACTACACCGCCTACGTCCGCATGTCTGAGCTGAAAGACGTGAAGCTCTGGCTGCGGGACGGAAAagaaatgaaggaggaggaagaggagaaggaaagtAAAGAGGGAACGAGGGTGAAAGACGAAGTGCTGGACTTTGATGACGGGGAAGTGTCGTTCAGCTTGAATACAAGAAGAGGAGCAAGTCTGGCTAGCAGCAAGACAGGAAGTAAGAAGCTGTCAGAGGGCGGGGTTGGACTCTTGGGTGGCCAGAGGAGTTTGTCCAGTTATGACCTCGGGAACAGCAGCAAACACGCAGAGAAAGCAGCCGGCAGCGGAGCAACAGAGGGATCCAAACGGAGGAAAACCATCAGCCTGAGCCAAAACACTGAAGCAGGACTTAAAAAGGAGcctggagcaggagaggaggctTTGAACAGCCTCCTTGAATACGAGGGCAAATGGATGCTGTTCGACGACTCTGAGGTGCGTTTGTTTGAGGAGGAGGACTTCCTGCGAGCCTGCTCTCCCGAGACCTGCTCCTCATCAACGCCTTACCTGCTGTTCTACAGAAGAATGCCTGAACCAGGAGACTAA
- the usp1 gene encoding ubiquitin carboxyl-terminal hydrolase 1 isoform X2, which yields MPGLQGESVVAAHGSPVKRSKLSLKFLQKKETKRALDFSEPQTDEPKTAEAVEPEASCDQMVPGPSQCPASPGLLLPCDKRENLVPFVGLNNLGNTCYLNSVLQVLYYCPGLREGIKKLYELSKRKDKSKEETDQSEEQSEAVAEDLPVQIELLGSFSSLITSVEQLQSGFLLNPDSFSEGELATPPRKILHTLRQLNPMYEGYLQHDAQEVLQCILGYIQEACDTIRKEQEMEKKDDDVTEVKTENGVHLSSNSSGAENSPTGEDGQVGGKRKSDTEVGNAKKKPKSVKSKKSDPEEGIINKPVSRSKRRSSGDITIHSTQDQTRDGDAEEEEGSDGEGKGEKASKEAEGKRKKKSKLSWLRPSGKQPSIFSKFRSVGKITCTTVKNQNKAEQENGLTDEHRQNEKSSEERPPQHTAEDKKATKPQDSEGLDLMERLFQGQLVLRTRCLECESFTERREDFQDISVPVLDDQPSSPDDLSEVSPDPKPELKTLKWAIGQFASVERIVGEDKYFCETCHHYTEAERSLLFDKTPEVITIHLKRFSANSLELDPYAGLSKVNTPLQTPLTLSLEEWCTRPSSAKGQHYQLFAVVMHSGVTISSGHYTAYVRMSELKDVKLWLRDGKEMKEEEEEKESKEGTRVKDEVLDFDDGEVSFSLNTRRGASLASSKTGSKKLSEGGVGLLGGQRSLSSYDLGNSSKHAEKAAGSGATEGSKRRKTISLSQNTEAGLKKEPGAGEEALNSLLEYEGKWMLFDDSEVRLFEEEDFLRACSPETCSSSTPYLLFYRRMPEPGD from the exons ATGCCGGGCCTGCAGGGTGAGAGTGTTGTGGCAGCGCATGGGAGCCCCGTCAAGAGGAGTAAACTGTCTCTGAAGTTCCTCCAGAAGAAAGAAACCAAGCGGGCTCTGGATTTCTCTGAACCGCAGACAGATGAACCCAAAACGGCTGAAGCAGTGGAGCCTGAGGCAAG CTGTGATCAGATGGTCCCTGGTCCTTCTCAGTGTCCAGCCTCACCCGGCCTGCTCCTGCCGTGTGACAAGAGGGAGAACTTGGTGCCCTTTGTGGGCCTCAACAACCTGGGCAACACCTGCTATCTGAACAGTGTCTTACAG GTGCTGTACTACTGCCCGGGGCTCAGAGAAGGCATAAAGAAACTGTACGAGCTGtctaaaagaaaagacaaatcaaaGGAAGAAACGGATCAAAGCGAAGAG CAGTCAGAAGCTGTAGCTGAGGATTTGCCGGTTCAAATCGAGCTCCTCGGGAGCTTCAGCAGTCTGATAACGTCCGTGGAGCAGCTGCAGTCCGGCTTCCTGCTGAACCCCGACAGCTTCAGCGAAGGAGAGCTCGCCACACCGCCTCGTAAAATACTCCACACACTCAG GCAGCTGAACCCCATGTACGAAGGTTATCTTCAGCATGATGCTCAGGAGGTGCTGCAGTGCATCCTGGGATATATCCAGGAGGCTTGTGATACCATCAGGAAGGagcaggagatggagaagaaggaCGATGACGTGACTGAGGTCAAAACTGAGAATGGTGTCCATCTGAGCTCCAACAGCTCTGGGGCAGAAAACTCCCCCACAGGAGAGGACGGCCAAGTCGGCGGCAAGAGGAAGAGTGACACTGAAGTGGGAAATGCCAAAAAGAAGCCAAAGTCTGTGAAGTCTAAGAAATCTGATCCAGAAGagggaataataaataaacccGTCTCTCGCTCCAAAAGGAGGTCCTCCGGCGACATCACAATACACAGCACCCAAGATCAGACAAGAGATGGGGacgcagaggaggaagaagggagtGACGGTGAGGGGAAAGGTGAGAAGGCATCGAAGGAGGCAGAggggaaaaggaagaagaagagtaagCTGAGCTGGCTGAGGCCTTCTGGGAAACAACCAAGCATTTTCTCCAAGTTCCGCAGCGTGGGGAAGATCACCTGCACGACGGTGAAGAACCAGAACAAAGCAGAGCAGGAGAACGGACTGACTGACGAGCACAGGCAGAACGAGAAGAGCAGCGAGGAGAGACCCCCACAACACACGGCTGAAGACAAGAAGGCAACCAAACCTCAAG ATTCAGAGGGTCTGGATCTGATGGAGCGCCTGTTCCAGGGTCAGCTGGTTCTGAGGACTCGCTGTCTGGAGTGTGAGAGcttcacagagaggagggaagactTCCAGGACATCAGCGTCCCCGTGCTCGACGACCAACCCAGCAGCCCAGACGACCTCTCTGAGG TCTCTCCTGATCCTAAACCAGAGCTGAAGACTCTGAAATGGGCCATCGGACAGTTTGCTTCAGTGGAGCGCATCGTCGGGGAGGATAAATACTTCTGTGAGACCTGTCATCATTACACAGAGGCCGAGAGAAGCCTGCTGTTTGACAAGACTCCTGAAGTGATCACCATCCACCTGAAGCGCTTCTCTGCCAACAGTTTAGA GTTGGACCCGTATGCAGGTCTGTCTAAGGTCAACACTCCCCTGCAGACCCCTCTGACCTTGTCTCTGGAGGAGTGGTGTACCCGGCCCTCGTCTGCAAAGGGTCAACACTATCAGCTGTTCGCCGTGGTCATGCACAGCGGCGTCACCATCAGCAGCGGCCACTACACCGCCTACGTCCGCATGTCTGAGCTGAAAGACGTGAAGCTCTGGCTGCGGGACGGAAAagaaatgaaggaggaggaagaggagaaggaaagtAAAGAGGGAACGAGGGTGAAAGACGAAGTGCTGGACTTTGATGACGGGGAAGTGTCGTTCAGCTTGAATACAAGAAGAGGAGCAAGTCTGGCTAGCAGCAAGACAGGAAGTAAGAAGCTGTCAGAGGGCGGGGTTGGACTCTTGGGTGGCCAGAGGAGTTTGTCCAGTTATGACCTCGGGAACAGCAGCAAACACGCAGAGAAAGCAGCCGGCAGCGGAGCAACAGAGGGATCCAAACGGAGGAAAACCATCAGCCTGAGCCAAAACACTGAAGCAGGACTTAAAAAGGAGcctggagcaggagaggaggctTTGAACAGCCTCCTTGAATACGAGGGCAAATGGATGCTGTTCGACGACTCTGAGGTGCGTTTGTTTGAGGAGGAGGACTTCCTGCGAGCCTGCTCTCCCGAGACCTGCTCCTCATCAACGCCTTACCTGCTGTTCTACAGAAGAATGCCTGAACCAGGAGACTAA